One Poecilia reticulata strain Guanapo linkage group LG19, Guppy_female_1.0+MT, whole genome shotgun sequence genomic window carries:
- the gdf10b gene encoding growth/differentiation factor 10, producing MATWLFHIWSLLVILAPGGAHLARQVAGARPEVDERVSARERASRDAVSGNMFKLYERYSEEPRSQAAGNTVRSFKAVPRVLPSKELFQFNLSSIQNSEIILSASFHFLNKRPRHHQRPWHLRKPRHLAIGVRHLPSSQLLFYGSSSNSGFAIPLGNISLMSLKKGSWQTRDVTTVVRQARDVNELVITVEVDVGFEAARIQQRGPLSHEQLSAANLPYILVYADDQAIDEPNSVALSLQRYGPFPVGDDASASTSASRIRRELQLQIETNDIPEVHFSTLKNHELWQNTYFPAKAKAEVKNGRKHGQVGSEAMSKPQVLNFDERTMKKARRRQWSEPRVCSRRYLRVDFADIGWSEWVLAPKSFDAYYCAGTCGFPIPKLAHPSNHATIQSIVRAVGIVPGIPEPCCVPDKMNSLSVLFLDPDRNMVLKVYPGMSVDTCGCR from the exons ATGGCGACTTGGCTTTTTCACATCTGGAGTTTGTTGGTGATCCTCGCGCCCGGCGGGGCTCACCTCGCGCGCCAAGTTGCCGGCGCGCGGCCGGAGGTGGATGAGCGCGTCTCTGCTCGGGAGAGAGCGAGCCGGGACGCGGTGTCCGGCAACATGTTCAAGCTGTACGAGAGGTACAGCGAGGAGCCGCGGAGCCAGGCGGCGGGAAACACCGTGAGGAGCTTCAAAGCTGTCCCGA gAGTTTTGCCCAGCAAAGAGTTGTTCCAGTTCAATCTGTCCTCAATTCAAAACTCAGAGATCATCCTTTCTGCCTCTTTCCACTTCCTTAACAAGCGGCCCCGTCACCATCAGAGGCCATGGCATTTGAGAAAGCCTCGCCACCTAGCCATCGGAGTCCGTCATTTGCCCTCCTCGCAGCTCCTCTTCTATGGATCTTCTTCAAATTCGGGTTTTGCAATACCTCTTGGAAACATTAGTCTTATGTCTCTAAAGAAAGGCTCTTGGCAAACCAGAGATGTGACCACAGTGGTGAGACAGGCCAGGGATGTCAATGAGCTTGTGATCACTGTGGAGGTTGATGTGGGATTTGAGGCAGCAAGGATTCAACAGAGAGGTCCGCTCAGCCATGAGCAGCTGTCTGCGGCCAACCTGCCGTACATCCTGGTATATGCTGACGATCAAGCTATAGATGAGCCAAACAGTGTTGCCTTGTCACTTCAGAGGTATGGGCCTTTTCCTGTCGGGGACGACGCATCTGCCTCCACTTCGGCTTCAAGGATCCGGAGAGAGCTACAGCTCCAGATTGAAACCAATGACATTCCAGAGGTTCATTTCAGCACCTTGAAAAACCATGAACTCTGGCAAAACACGTACTTCCCAGCTAAAGCAAAAGCTGAAGTCAAAAATGGGAGAAAGCATGGCCAGGTGGGCAGTGAGGCCATGAGCAAGCCtcaggttttaaattttgatgAACGGACAATGAAAAAGGCGAGAAGGAGACAGTGGAGCGAGCCCAGGGTTTGCTCCAGACGCTACCTCAGAGTGGACTTCGCTGATATTGGCTGGAGTGAATGGGTGTTGGCACCAAAGTCTTTTGATGCCTACTACTGTGCCGGGACATGTGGATTCCCCATACCTAAA TTGGCACATCCCTCTAATCATGCCACCATCCAGAGTATCGTCCGAGCCGTAGGGATCGTCCCAGGGATCCCGGAACCATGTTGCGTTCCAGACAAGATGAATTCCCTAAGTGTCCTCTTCCTGGACCCGGATAGAAACATGGTTCTGAAGGTCTACCCTGGAATGTCCGTGGATACGTGCGGCTGTCGATAG